A portion of the Candidatus Roseilinea sp. genome contains these proteins:
- a CDS encoding oxidoreductase — protein MVKDKVIVITGASSGIGRAAALMLAKAGARLGLAARNYHALMEVADAARQLGAQAMAIPTDVTQKDQVADMVSEVLASFGRIDGLVNCAGVGVIRPIEQLTEEDIDRTYAVNTKGVILVSQAVGAAMLKTGGGRIVTPVGTMGRYVMRGSAAYSASKWGAVGALKAMATEWQRSGIGITLLYLGGVNSPFWDGIDMKVQRDKMLSVDDAAQAILYALQAPSNSVLNELVLQPESHQFI, from the coding sequence ATGGTGAAGGACAAGGTGATCGTGATTACCGGAGCCAGCAGCGGCATCGGCCGCGCGGCTGCGCTGATGCTGGCAAAAGCCGGCGCTCGGTTGGGATTGGCCGCGCGCAACTACCACGCGCTGATGGAAGTCGCCGATGCCGCCCGTCAGCTCGGAGCGCAGGCGATGGCCATCCCAACCGATGTCACGCAAAAAGACCAGGTGGCCGACATGGTGAGCGAGGTGCTCGCCTCCTTCGGACGCATTGATGGGCTGGTGAATTGCGCCGGCGTAGGCGTCATCCGGCCGATCGAACAATTGACCGAAGAGGACATTGACCGCACCTACGCCGTAAACACCAAAGGGGTGATTCTCGTCTCGCAGGCGGTCGGGGCAGCCATGCTCAAGACCGGCGGCGGCCGGATCGTCACGCCGGTGGGCACGATGGGGCGCTACGTGATGCGCGGCAGCGCCGCCTACAGCGCGAGCAAATGGGGGGCGGTGGGCGCGCTCAAGGCGATGGCGACCGAGTGGCAACGCAGCGGCATCGGCATCACGCTGCTTTACCTCGGCGGCGTGAACTCGCCGTTTTGGGACGGCATTGACATGAAGGTGCAGCGCGACAAGATGCTGAGCGTGGACGACGCCGCGCAAGCCATCCTCTATGCGCTACAAGCGCCGTCCAACAGCGTGTTGAACGAACTCGTGCTGCAACCGGAGAGCCACCAGTTCATCTAG
- a CDS encoding hypothetical protein (possible pseudo, frameshifted), whose translation MEAIISSGIPYTILEASVIFGPGDEFLNTLAGLARLPPFMIVPGDGQTKFQPIAVQDVAACLVQSLSRPEVINRRLQICGSEVITLEGIIDAILAEMGVKRIKLHMPVFLLKPAVALMDALLPKPPVTPSLLAQLGVDNVATDNATTKVFGIEPIKLREGISFVREMSFGRLMARTFGRAEYR comes from the coding sequence GTGGAAGCGATCATTTCGAGCGGCATTCCATATACCATTTTGGAAGCCTCGGTGATCTTCGGCCCGGGCGACGAATTTCTCAACACGCTGGCCGGCTTGGCGCGCCTTCCACCGTTCATGATTGTGCCCGGCGATGGCCAGACCAAGTTCCAGCCGATCGCCGTGCAGGATGTGGCGGCCTGCCTGGTGCAGTCGCTGTCCAGGCCGGAAGTGATCAATCGCCGCTTGCAGATTTGCGGCAGCGAAGTCATCACGCTCGAAGGCATCATTGATGCGATCCTGGCCGAGATGGGCGTGAAGCGCATCAAGCTGCACATGCCGGTCTTCCTATTGAAGCCAGCCGTCGCCCTCATGGACGCGCTTTTGCCCAAGCCGCCGGTGACGCCCAGCTTGCTCGCGCAACTGGGTGTGGACAACGTGGCCACGGACAACGCCACAACCAAAGTCTTTGGCATCGAACCGATCAAGCTGCGCGAGGGCATCAGCTTCGTGCGCGAGATGTCCTTCGGCAGGTTGATGGCGCGCACCTTCGGCCGGGCTGAATATCGTTAG
- a CDS encoding cyclase — MRHFEYAFVVNAPLDQVWAFHDDPTALPKVMTGAVKMHVHHVDRPLQPGSRILMTMQIGPIRRRWNVRLRAREAPRFFADEQIEGEGPFRAWRHTHAFEAIDAHRTRVIDRLEYEPPLGWLGKIGDALFGGIIMRSMFASRAKATRRWLESQTSRATSPAGAEQSAQ, encoded by the coding sequence ATGCGCCACTTCGAGTATGCCTTTGTCGTGAATGCCCCGCTTGACCAGGTGTGGGCCTTTCACGACGACCCGACTGCGTTACCGAAGGTCATGACCGGTGCGGTGAAGATGCACGTCCATCATGTGGACCGTCCGCTGCAGCCGGGCAGCCGCATTTTGATGACGATGCAGATTGGGCCAATTCGTCGCCGCTGGAACGTCCGGCTGCGCGCCCGAGAAGCGCCGCGCTTCTTCGCCGACGAACAGATCGAAGGCGAAGGCCCCTTTCGCGCGTGGCGCCACACGCACGCCTTTGAAGCGATTGATGCTCATCGCACCCGCGTGATTGACCGCTTGGAGTATGAGCCGCCGCTCGGTTGGCTGGGCAAAATCGGCGATGCGCTGTTCGGCGGCATCATCATGCGCAGCATGTTCGCCTCACGCGCCAAAGCCACCCGCCGCTGGCTGGAGTCGCAAACCTCGCGAGCCACATCGCCGGCAGGCGCAGAGCAATCGGCGCAATGA